The following are encoded together in the Triticum dicoccoides isolate Atlit2015 ecotype Zavitan chromosome 6B, WEW_v2.0, whole genome shotgun sequence genome:
- the LOC119323515 gene encoding uncharacterized protein LOC119323515 isoform X2 — protein MLRLRECVVSRLLSSSPTSSSAIFPLCRLLSAAAPHISPNPSGFAVEEYLVATCGLTRPQALKASPKLSHLNSPANPDAVLAFLSGLGLSGADVVAKDPLFLCASVGRTLAPKVAELTGLGLSRPEIARLVSLTPDRFRRRAIVSKLQYYLPLFGSSHNFLRLLKRSSHLLSSDLDKLVKPNVAFLRECGLGDCDIAKLCIREPRMLITNPERVRAMVACAERLGVPRGSGMLRQALQAVAFLSEEKVSGCAEEYKGTSEAQVRVPVL, from the exons ATGCTCCGCCTCCGAGAGTGCGTCGTTTCCCGTCTCCTATCTTCTTCCCCCACCTCCAGCTCTGCCATTTTCCCACTCTGccgtctcctctccgccgccgcgccccacaTTTCCCCAAATCCCAGTGGCTTCGCCGTGGAAGAGTACCTCGTCGCCACCTGCGGTCTCACCCGGCCACAAGCCCTCAAGGCCTCCCCGAAGCTCTCCCACCTCAACTCCCCCGCCAACCCCGACGCCGTCCTCGCCTTCCTCTCCGGCCtcggcctctccggcgccgacgTCGTCGCCAAAGATCCGCTCTTCCTCTGCGCCAGCGTGGGGAGAACCCTGGCCCCTAAGGTTGCCGAGCTCACTGGCCTAGGTCTCTCGCGTCCTGAGATCGCccgcctcgtctccctcacccccgACCGCTTCCGCCGTAGAGCCATAGTCTCCAAGCTGCAGTACTACCTGCCCCTCTTCGGCTCCTCCCACAACTTCCTCCGGCTGCTCAAGCGCTCGTCCCACCTTCTGTCGTCGGACCTCGATAAGTTGGTCAAGCCCAATGTTGCCTTCCTCAGGGAGTGCGGGCTAGGTGATTGTGATATTGCCAAGCTGTGTATCCGGGAGCCGAGGATGCTCATCACCAACCCGGAGCGCGTCCGGGCGATGGTGGCATGTGCCGAAAGATTAGGTGTGCCCCGTGGCTCTGGGATGCTCAGGCAAGCGCTGCAGGCTGTCGCGTTTCTCAGCGAGGAGAAG GTATCCGGGTGTGCTGAAGAATACAAAGGGACCTCTGAAGCGCAGGTCCGAGTTCCTGTTCTCTAA
- the LOC119323515 gene encoding transcription termination factor MTERF15, mitochondrial-like isoform X1 — protein MLRLRECVVSRLLSSSPTSSSAIFPLCRLLSAAAPHISPNPSGFAVEEYLVATCGLTRPQALKASPKLSHLNSPANPDAVLAFLSGLGLSGADVVAKDPLFLCASVGRTLAPKVAELTGLGLSRPEIARLVSLTPDRFRRRAIVSKLQYYLPLFGSSHNFLRLLKRSSHLLSSDLDKLVKPNVAFLRECGLGDCDIAKLCIREPRMLITNPERVRAMVACAERLGVPRGSGMLRQALQAVAFLSEEKVAAKLDYLKNTFRWSDAEVRIAVRRYPGVLKNTKGPLKRRSEFLFSKVGLEPMYIAHRSEILSYSMEGRLRPRYYVIKFLKQNGLLDRDLSLYSAVKMSDKVFVEKLICPHKEAAPHLAEDYAAACKGEVPTNFRFT, from the coding sequence ATGCTCCGCCTCCGAGAGTGCGTCGTTTCCCGTCTCCTATCTTCTTCCCCCACCTCCAGCTCTGCCATTTTCCCACTCTGccgtctcctctccgccgccgcgccccacaTTTCCCCAAATCCCAGTGGCTTCGCCGTGGAAGAGTACCTCGTCGCCACCTGCGGTCTCACCCGGCCACAAGCCCTCAAGGCCTCCCCGAAGCTCTCCCACCTCAACTCCCCCGCCAACCCCGACGCCGTCCTCGCCTTCCTCTCCGGCCtcggcctctccggcgccgacgTCGTCGCCAAAGATCCGCTCTTCCTCTGCGCCAGCGTGGGGAGAACCCTGGCCCCTAAGGTTGCCGAGCTCACTGGCCTAGGTCTCTCGCGTCCTGAGATCGCccgcctcgtctccctcacccccgACCGCTTCCGCCGTAGAGCCATAGTCTCCAAGCTGCAGTACTACCTGCCCCTCTTCGGCTCCTCCCACAACTTCCTCCGGCTGCTCAAGCGCTCGTCCCACCTTCTGTCGTCGGACCTCGATAAGTTGGTCAAGCCCAATGTTGCCTTCCTCAGGGAGTGCGGGCTAGGTGATTGTGATATTGCCAAGCTGTGTATCCGGGAGCCGAGGATGCTCATCACCAACCCGGAGCGCGTCCGGGCGATGGTGGCATGTGCCGAAAGATTAGGTGTGCCCCGTGGCTCTGGGATGCTCAGGCAAGCGCTGCAGGCTGTCGCGTTTCTCAGCGAGGAGAAGGTTGCCGCCAAATTGGACTATTTGAAGAATACTTTCAGGTGGTCTGATGCCGAAGTGCGCATTGCTGTGCGCAGGTATCCGGGTGTGCTGAAGAATACAAAGGGACCTCTGAAGCGCAGGTCCGAGTTCCTGTTCTCTAAGGTGGGGCTGGAACCCATGTACATTGCTCATCGGTCGGAAATACTTTCATATAGCATGGAGGGCCGACTCAGACCCCGCTACTATGTTATCAAGTTTCTCAAGCAAAATGGACTGCTAGATCGTGACTTGAGCTTATATTCTGCGGTCAAGATGTCTGACAAGGTATTTGTGGAGAAGCTCATATGCCCTCACAAGGAAGCCGCACCACACCTCGCTGAAGATTATGCAGCAGCTTGCAAAGGGGAAGTGCCAACTAATTTCAGATTTACGTGA